GTAATTACATCAACCTTGAAAGCTGCCACAGTTGTGTCCTTTTCTTGGCTTCTTACTTCTATATATATTTCATCACTATGTACTAAGTTGTATGTTGCTTTTGCAAGCAGCCTTAAAATCCCTTATGGGGAATGTCTAGATGTatgaaaatacagataaatcaaagaaaattctcattttaaagcattctaaaatactaaattttaaatACCTAATAAGTCATACAAATTTATTCTTCTTGTTTTCAATAAGGGAAATATAGAATACTGGTGCTTAAAAATGAATTGTACCTGCTCttaatttataaatgataaaACTCTGCTAACCTATGGTTATCACTGGATTACGCCTCTTTGGGAAAACCCAAAGGCAATTAGTCCACCAGAGGGCCCTCTTATTCAGACACCAGAGCATGTACCAGAACAAGGTTTAAAACTTCAAATTATAGTATTACCAGAATCCTTTAAATTCTCGGAGTTAGCTATTTTTCCCAACACAAAATGAAGTTGCTTGCTTTTTCTCAGTGTGTGGCTTacataaaagaaagtaaaatgatagCTTAACTTGAAGTTAAATTATcgtaataatgaaaaaaagagagatgccTAGAAAACAAATCAAAGCTCCATATTCTAATTTACTACATCCAAAAACAGTTCTAAACTTCATTTCATTACCATCTGTTAATGTCTCTGGAGAAGAACTAGATGATGCTTGAAATGCTTTTAGGAATGGGTTGTCTACTGCCGTAATGGGAGATTCTAAAAATTCAACCGAAGGTGCACCTGAGAAAACAATACaaggagaataaaaattaaatatttacagtGATACAAACAagttattacttcttttttttttttttttgagacggagtctcgctctgtcgcccaggctggagtgcagtggccggatctcagctcactgcaagctccgcctcccggtttacgccattctcctgcctcagcctcctgagtagctgggactacaggcgctcgccacctcgcccggctagttttttgtattttttagtagagacggggtttcaccatgttagccaggatggtctcgatctcctgacctcgtgatccgcccgtctcagcctcccaaagtgctgggattacaggcttgagccaccgcgcccggcctacaagtTATTActtctaatataaataaattggaACCTCAGCAGAATCATTAGAAATTccttctataaaaagaaaaaaaaaattagactgggtgtaatggctcatgcctgtaatcttaacactttggaaagccaaagcaagaggattgcttgaggccaggagttcaagaccagtcttggcaacatagggagaccccatctctacacacaaaaaaaatacaaaaattagttggacatggtggcgtgtgcctgtagtcctacctccCTGGAAGGgtaaagcaggaagatcacttgagcccaggaatttgaggctgcagtgagctatgatcacatcacttcaCTGgatccggcctgggcaacacagtgagactctgtctttttatttagatttttatctGACACATAAAGTACAAGCAAATGGGTAAAAGTATTCTGCACATTTCTGAGAACTTttttcacagaagaaaagaatattatGTACCTATGTTAGCATAGAAGTTCAAAACCCTAATATGTAATACTTATAAAACACTATCAAAAGCAAGACATTCATAATAAGGAACCTCTGGCTGAAAAGGGTAGAATAAgtgtatttttactttattccTTACTAGGAAGCCATCTGAAAACaaagtatgaaaaataaagaagaaagtgcCTTCTTCAGTGAAATGAGGAAACATCCACAACTCCAAACCATAAACTAGAAAGACTTAATTGCTAAATACATTGACTTCTGGACCAAAAGGAAGGAAGCTTCGGAGAAAATGTGTAGCTGCTCTGCCTTCTTCACAAACCACCACCTTCCCCCCACACTGCTATCTCTATACCACAGGTGAAGGAAAAAGTGAACTTTTGGTCCTAACTGGGTTAGAAGTTAGCCTCATCTTATAAACAGCGTGGGATGATTGCTCCGTCTCTCCCCACGCCGCCCCCTCCATCCCCAGTGGCTCCGATGGGGCATGTGGGAATATGAGAGAAGGCTCTGGCCCACGCAGGTCCTTGTGCTGCCCTCTGGCGGTTGCAAGTGCTACTGATCTCAAATGCTCAACTTGAATTTAATAAGTTGGTCTCTCAGCTTGATAGGGCCTGGTAGCCTTATGCTTGCTCCCACTGTAAGTATAGACTCCCTCAATACCTGTCACTTCCTCTATTGAGTCCCCCAGATTAGGGGACCCACCCCCAGCTCTGCCCCCTGCTATGATAGACAGCATGGCTGGCCCACTGACTCACAGGTCAGCTGCCTTCTCACACCCCCAGAGAGCTGGAAATTATGGACTCTTTCCACATCAAAAAGGAACCAAATTCCAGCAAGAGGTTTCCTTGGTCTAGGTATCTACATGGCTAATAGATCTGAAGTCCCTCTGCCCCTAGGTTCCTTTACACCTGAAATCAGAACAAAAACATCTTATATTTCCTCTCCTTAACTCTCACCTTTCTTCACCCCACCTTCTTTCATGGACCAAAAGGAAGAGGTTTCCTTTCTCTATAAAATCATGTGTCACATAAGACATTTTAGTCACCAATGGGCTGCATATACAATGGTggccccataagattataatagggCTGCCCTATAATAGTGtaacattttattgatttattttgaggcagggtctcgctctgtcacccaggctggagggtaatggtgccatcacagctcattgcaacctctacatcccaggctcacgtgatcctctcacctcagccctcaccaagtagctgggattacaggcacacacacaataCCATGCCcgaataattttttgtatttttgtagagacatggtttcaccatgttgcccagactggtctcaaactcctgggctcaagcgatctgcctgcctcagccttccaaaatgctgggattacaggcatgagccactgcatatggcccattttatttttttatgccatatttttactgtaccttttctatatttagaaaaatttaaatatacaaatactcaccattgtgttacaactgtctacagcattcagtacagtagcatgatgAACAAGTTTGTTGCCTAGGAACAAAAGACTATACCACGTAGCTAGGTGTGTAGTACACTCCaccatctaggtttatgtaagtacactctatgatgttcacataaCAAACATCAACTAACAATGCATTTtccagaatgtatccccatcgtTTAGTGGCACATGACTATACCTTTGAAGATACTTAGTGTTAAAATACTAGAAGTCTCTAAAAGGCAAAGACGCCAGCTACCACCATTATTTAGCATTGTTCTGGAAGTactagccattttgactggtcaAGAATAAGAGTCATAAATATTGGGAAGGAAGAggcaaaaacattattttttaaaaataaactaaaaattgagTAAAAACTCTAAGATTAAGTAATAAGAATGGTAACAAAAGCAATGAAAcacttttgcttttttataaacaaacaataaTCAGTAAGAAGatataatggaagaaaaaatatctcatgtatgatactaatgaaaaaaaattggccaggaatggtggcttacacctgtaatcccagcactttgggaggccgaggcaggcagatcacctgaggtcaggagttcgggaccagcctggccaacatggtaaaaccacgcctccactaaaaatacaaaaattagccgggcatggtggcatgcaccagtaatcccagctactcaggaggctgaggcaggagaatcacttgaacccaggaggcagagattgcagtgagccaagatcatgccactgcactccagcctgggagacagaacgagacaccatctcaaaaaaaaattaaatacctagaaataaacttAATAAGGTTGTGCAAGCCTTCTGGGATAACAACTTCAGAATTCCACTTAGCTGCacagacaaataaatgaaaagatactatttaaaaatatcagttctacatggtggcttacacctgtagtcccagctactcaggagtctgaggtgggaagattacttgaccttaggagtttgagaccaacctgagcaacacagtaagactctgtctctaaaaaaaatataaaacgtaaaatattagccaggcatagtggcatgcgcccatagttgcagctactcaggaggttgggtgggaggactgcttgagcccaggagttcaaggctgcagtgagctataatcatattactgcagtccagcctgggaaacaaagcaaaaccccatcttaaaaagaaaaaaaaattatttctacattCATCTACATATTCAGTGTGAtctcaattaaaataatagaGTGTTTATACCTTAACAAAATGATGCCAAAGTTCTGAAAGAATTAAAACGTAAGAATAGGTCAGGAAAATTCTGAAGCAATAAAATGAAGTCataaatattaactaatttatttattataaagctgCAGTAACAAAAACAATATAGTAGCTGTACACAAATAGCCAACAATGTGGCAGACTAGGGAGCCCACAGAAATCTTCGGGTTGAACCCAACCCTGCTACTTCTTAGTTGAATAACACTGAGCATGTTATTTTACTTCTCTGTGCTGcgtatcctcatctgtaaactaggAATAATAATCTAACtcacagagttgttgtgaggattaagtgaaataatatatgtgatgTGGCTCAAACAACTGCTGGTAGTACAAAGTTGCAGTCATCAaacatgatcatcatcatcatcattttttgaCACTGGTAGTTGGGTTTTCTTTAGCTGTTGCTTGAACCTAACACAATTACGCACCCATAAAACTACAGAAGAATTTACTTATGAAATTTAAGAAGCTAGTTATAAAATTACCTAGAAGagaaaatgcacaaaaatatCAAGACAATCTTGAAAATAATCACAAAGACGAGGAATTTACCACATCAAATATCATGACATACCAGGAAGctatcacaaaaaaataaatatatatatatgtataaaatattggCACAGGATAGACAAATGGGCCAATGGTACAAAATGGAGAATATGACAGAATATGGTAGAGtttccatggaatactatgcagccataaaaaagaatgagttcatgtactttgcagagacatggatgaagctggaagccatcattctcagcaaactaatgcaggaacagaaaactaaacaccgcatgctctcactcacaagtgggagttgaacaatgagaatacatggacacagataggggaacatcacacatagGGGCCTGTCGGAGGGTGGGAGGCGAGCGGAGGGAGGGCATTAGTACAAATAGCTAacgcatgcagggcttaaaacctagacgaCAGGTTGATAGCTGCAGCatatcaccatggcacatgtatacctatgtaacaaacctgcatgttctgcacacgtatcccagaacttaaagtaaaataaaaataaagaatacggTAGAGTGTCAGATGATTTGGGAAAGAATGGTGCTTGAATAACTGGCCATCAATTTAGACAAAAACTGAAGTTAGACACATCTACCTCACActttcacaaaaaataaattacagatatatgaaaaagctaaacataaaaaaatactaaaataaaatgcaagagaatatatttataaaactgaaataGGAAAGGCCTGTCTCCaaaatttttaaactgtaaagaaaaaaaaaattaagttaaaagacaaatgacaGGTTGAGAGAAAATGtctgcaaaataaataacaaaaaaaaatacagaataataaaaAGACTTCCTATAAGTCaatgataaaagataaaaacaaaaaaaaatgagcaagggATATGAATAGGCCATTCACAGAAAGtgaaatggccaataaatatgaaaagatcCCTGTCTCACAAATAACCAGGGAAATCAAATTGAAACAACAATGACAATTTTACACATCAGACTGGCAAAAAAATCAAGTTTAATAATATCAATGATTAGCCTAAATGTGAGGAAATAGGCAAGCTAAAGCATCAGTAGAGGAAGTAAACACAAGCAGAGCATTTTTGGAGGACATTTTGGCAGAATGTATTAGAATTTTACAGGTTAACATGCTCCAGTAGTTTTACTTCTCTGTATCTACCTTAGAGTCAAATTCATGTAAGGATACAGGCAGACAAATTCAAGGATTTTCTTGGCAAGATTGCTTGTAATGGCAAAAAAAGATGGAAATCTAAATGTCATGAACAAGGAAATGATTAGATAAACTGCTATATCTATAGTGTGGAATACCATACAGCAGTTAAAAAGAACGAAGTAGACTTGTGTGTCCTGACACAACAGGCCTTTACATTTTTCTAAGCTAAAAAACAAgtaaagccaggtatggtgatgcatgcctgtaatcccagctactaggaaggctgagactggaggatcgcttgagcccaggagttcaaacctagcctgggcaccatagcaagaccctatctcttaaacaataaatacaaataatttttaaaaattaaaaagtaaatagtaAAATTGTatgttaaagagaaaaattaattgatGATAGCAAATTACCCTCGGGGAAAGAATCAGACAAAGAGAAGTATTCAAGGGTGCTTtgcaattaatttttctttttttttccacttaatttctaatgtttgaatattttacaagaaaatatacACTTGTAtgggcctggcatagtggctcacacctgtaatcccagcactttgggaggctgaggcaggcggatcacctgaggtcgggagtttgagaccagcctgaccaacatggagaaactccatctctactaaaaatacaaaattagccaggtgtggtggcacatgcctgtaatcccggctactcgggaggctgaggcaggagaatcgcttgaacctgtaaggctgaggttgcagtgagccgagatcgcaccattgcactccagcctgggccacgagagtgaaactctgtctcaaaaaaacaaaaaaagaaaagaaaatatacacttgtatttatgtaatttttaaatgaaaaaatacatgcttgttgtaaaacagaaaaaaaaaaaaaacttacacacAAGTGTTTCGAGCAGACAGGGAACACATTCTGCTCCCCAGTCCCACTCAGCTCTCAGAAGGATCCATCTACCTTTAACAGTTTAGAATAGATCCTATTAAACTTTCCCTACATTATTTACAACATATATGTATGCAAgaagatatatgtgtgtgcacacacatacatattttactATAGAAGTgattacatgtatatacatgtatgttcaTATACACACATGAACATAAGCCTACTGTTTCCAAAATGAAATGGATACAATAGCATAAGTTACATACAGTAGAGTAACAGGTAAACTATAtcatatcaaataaaataaatattattcagctatttCAAACAATGGAGATGTGGATTCAAATTTGAGTACAAGTATTGGGATGAGAATGATCTCTGCCACGTGCTTTCTAAATTCTATAATGACAATACATTGTATGGTAGCAATAAAACCTCTTTCTTGGATACTAAATaggtctgaaaaaataaaaaataaaataaaaattttaaaaacctcttttaaaaaataaaaatcaaatgagagaatgttttctgaaagaaaaatactatgaAGTGCTTAAGAAAGATAAGCCTTCACTATTGCTAGCATACATAAAAAACAATACGATGGGCTCACATTTCACATAGCATCACTTACCAATCCCACTGTCATCTAACCGCATGTAGCCTTCCGCCAGCGAGCTGAAACCAGTTAATCCTCCCATGGCTGCATAAGGAACATCCTGTCCCACTGGTTTTCCCTGAGCCAATCTTTCTTGCTTAGTTTCCACTACTGTGTCATGGGCATATGCAGGCTGACCACAAGCACAAGTGAAGCAGCTATGGAATCCTGAACACTTGGAACCTGAATCAAGATGTAAAGGGAGTTAAATTCTTAAAGGTCCTATGTTGTCTACCCTAAAGACACTTAGCCTGGCAAAAGCCAGCTGAATCTAGATCCTCTGGCCCCTGTAACTCTTACCTCCAGCCACTGAACTCCTTCCTAGCCACTGTTCTTACTTCTAAAACATGCTAAAGTAGTAACCGGAtacaacacaggaaaaaaaaaaaactgcaaaacacaaggactaaaagaaattgaagagccAGGTAATGCAGGCCCTCTCCTCAAAAACGGAATTATAAGCGGCATGGCAGGGACAGCCCAGTGGCCAGGACCAGGTGAAGAGATAATGTAGAAATCTTCCTACAGATCAACTCCCCATAAAAGCCAAATTGGAAGGCCAATCTGTAGACACAGAAAGGGTGTAGTGGAATCttgttcagcaataaaaaggaaagaagtattGATATAGGCTACATGGATGAATcatgaaaacatcatgctaaatgaaagaagtcagtcacaaaagaccacatattctatgattctacttatataaaatgtccagaataggcaagtccagaaacagaaagtagagtatgggttgcctagggctggggagAGAGCAAAGTAAGGAATGACTCCTAGTGaatatggagtttctttttggggtgagaAAAATGTTCTGAAGTGTATTGTGCTGGTGGTTACACAACATTCATGCTGATTATAAAAAATCATGAAGCTGCACATTTTAAATAGGTTAATTGTATGACATGTGAATTATGTCTTAACAAAGTTGTTGtatgaaaaaaatcaagccaTATTGTAATGGAGGCCAGAATATACCATTAACAAAATCTTTACCCACTCACAACTCTGACAAACATATGGgaacagccaggcgcagtggctcacacctggaatcccagcactttggaaggctaaggtagggagatcacttgaggtcaggggtttgagaacagcctggccaacatggtaaaaccctgtctctactaaaaacacaaaaattagccaggtgtggtggcgggtgcctataatctcagctacttgggaggctgaggcaggagaatcacttgaaccctggaggcagaggttgcagtgagccgagatcacaccactgcactccagcctgagtgacaagagcaaaactctgttaaaaaataacaataattatgttttatatatatatatgaaccaaGGCATATAAATAAATCAGTTTTCTCCAACTACTTCCATATTCAGCCAATGAAACATTTATTCCTGCCActgtcattaaaaatattttattatatacttcATCATAAGATTTCAACTCAAACTACTATAAAAACAACTGGATTGACTATCTCCTGAAGGAAACTAATGGACTAGCACTCTACCTAGTTCAATGGATGATCCAGTGTAAGGGCAAAAGGCGTAGAGGTTGGAATTTGGGTACAGGTATTAAGGTAAGGATGCTACTGCAAACAAAGTATTAAAATGATCATGCTATGTTAATCTATCAGCAAGCCATAAAATTTTTTTGacttataaaatgcttttttaaaatctatgaatAGAATTTAGTTGATTCAACTCCCGTATTCGAAAATTTGAATCAGATCACAtctggtaattctttttttttttttcttttctttttttttttgagacggagtctcgctgtgtcacccaggctggagtgcagtggccggatctcagctcactgcaagctccgcctcccaggtttacaccattctcccgcctcagcctcctgagtagctgcgactacaggcgcccgccacctcgtccggctagttttttgtatagagacagggtttcaacggattagccaggatggtctcgatctcctgaactcgtgatccgcccgtctcggcctcccaaagtgctgggattacaggcttgagccaccgcgcccggcccctacaTCTGGTAATTCTTTAAAATCCATTACTATTACTTAAATTATCTGAACTACATGAAATGAGGTTTTATGATTATCAAGCATACCATTAACTCTGAATTCTTCCACAAAAATGAAATCTTAGAGTATCTATCCATTGAATTTTCCTTAGTTGTTTCATGTTAACGCTATAACTGAATGTTAACTCCACAACTAATACAATTGAATATTAACTCTACAACCAGTACAAAGGCACGTTAAATATTCAAGGAAGACGTATAAACATTCTGAGTTTATGtgtttataattatataactcacATATATTGCACATAAAGCCAGGCGCAGCACTGTGCTGATCAGCAAAGTGTTTGCACCTGCAGCGAATGGGCTGGCTGCCATTCAAGGGGACATAAAGGTAAGCCCTGCACTGGCAGCCAGTCACTCGGCAGGGCAGATCAATGGGGCGCTGCTGAGGAATCGTTTCCAAGTCAGTTTTATGTTGTTTATacctaaaaaaagagagagagaaatctgaaCACAATACAGGTATTATCAAAAATTACAATTTCTATTATATTAAAGGCAGATAcgatttttttaattattattgttttattattcttcATAGTAAGGTGAAAATAAACTCTCCTACATATAGTACTTGTATCAGCTATGTTGCTTTGGTCAGAGGAAATCTTCACTCttttagatttctatttttagttatttcagaAGCTGTTTCACAGCAATACAaagaataattatataatttcctCAAAACACTTACCTCTACAGATTCCTTAATATAGAAGCACAACCTAAGAGTATGAAAAAGTtcaggtcgggtgcagtggctcaggcctgtaatcctagcactttggggggccgagtcaggtggatcacctgaggttgggagttcgagaccagcctgaccaacatagagaaaccccgtttctactaaaaatacaaaactagctggccattatggcacatgcctgtaaccccagctactcaggaggctgaggcaggagaattgcttgaacccaggaggcagaggttgcggtgagccaagatcgcgccattgcactccagcctgggcaacaagagcaaaactctgtctcaaaaaaaagagaaaagaatgttatttttatcaaagtgcattacttaaatttatttccatatgtttgctacttaaaatagaaatacattcAATAAACGCgtatttatgtaatttattttaatataacttttgacttcaaaataaattatcaatatttttgaAAGCCAAAGCTCCTCCTTATACTACTGtgattttcttaaataagacCACTCACTTTCTTCTCATAGGTGATATTCAGTAAAATAATACTAAATTTATTATTCTCAATATTAATCaaagaaaaatccaaattaaaatgagataccattttaacTTAGCAAAAAGAgtcaaagttttttaaaactacatgTAATACACAATGTTATCAAGACTGTTACGAAAGGGCCAGGTgccagtggcacatgcctgtaatcccagcactttgggaggccaaggcaggtggatcacttgagctcaggagttcgagaccaacctgggcaacacgatgaaaccccgtctcttctaaaaatacaaaaattagccaggcatggtgttgcatgcctgtagtctcagctactcgagagcctgaggcaggagaatcccttgaacccgggaggcagaggttgcagtgagctgagattgcgtcactgtactccagcctgggcaacagagtgaggttctgtctcaaaaaagaaaaaaagagtgttaCAAAAGAACAAATGCTATTTAATAATGTTTCAAGAAACGTTAAAAGGTCCATTATTTGAACcagaaatttcatttttggaaaatataccctaagaaaataattccatttatagaaaaagCTTTATGCATACCAATAATATTAGCAATAGTACTTACATCAGCTACAtgatacacacacccacacaacaTAAAAGAACTAGTAAGTAAATTACTAGACAACAGGTTTTCAAACCTTTTAGCAGTGAAACCCCTTTGTCAAATAACATCTTTTATAGAACGagaatacataaaacaaatgCAGAATTGGTTAGAGCAAGAGGAAGAACAGAATAGAGTTTCCCCTTCTAACCCGCCCTTCCACCTGGCACACCCTCAAGGCTCTCTCACAGCTCCGGAGAACACAGATAAACACCACCGGACTAGCTGGACTAGCTGGCAGGTGTTTAAAATCTTGTTTTTGACCAGCACATAACAACGTGGAAACATATTTCTGTGATTTCTGTCATTAAAAAGTGGCTCAGTATTTTACGCAAACACATAATTAACAACAGTTAAATGAACCATGTAAAGAA
This Macaca mulatta isolate MMU2019108-1 chromosome 3, T2T-MMU8v2.0, whole genome shotgun sequence DNA region includes the following protein-coding sequences:
- the FAM221A gene encoding protein FAM221A, which produces MERLTLPPRGAAAVDEYLEYRRIVGEDDGGKLFTPEEYEEYKRKVLPLRLQNRLFVSWRSPTGMDCKLVGPETLCFCTHRYKQHKTDLETIPQQRPIDLPCRVTGCQCRAYLYVPLNGSQPIRCRCKHFADQHSAAPGFMCNICSKCSGFHSCFTCACGQPAYAHDTVVETKQERLAQGKPVGQDVPYAAMGGLTGFSSLAEGYMRLDDSGIGAPSVEFLESPITAVDNPFLKAFQASSSSSPETLTDVGTSSQVSSLRRPEEDDMAFFERRYQERMKMEKAAKWKGKAPLPSATKPS
- the FAM221A gene encoding protein FAM221A isoform X1 — translated: MERLTLPPRGAAAVDEYLEYRRIVGEDDGGKLFTPEEYEEYKRKVLPLRLQNRLFVSWRSPTGMDCKLVGPETLCFCTHRYKQHKTDLETIPQQRPIDLPCRVTGCQCRAYLYVPLNGSQPIRCRCKHFADQHSAAPGFMCNICSKCSGFHSCFTCACGQPAYAHDTVVETKQERLAQGKPVGQDVPYAAMGGLTGFSSLAEGYMRLDDSGIGAPSVEFLESPITAVDNPFLKAFQASSSSSPETLTDGTSSQVSSLRRPEEDDMAFFERRYQERMKMEKAAKWKGKAPLPSATKPS
- the FAM221A gene encoding protein FAM221A isoform X2; amino-acid sequence: MERLTLPPRGAAAVDEYLEYRRYKQHKTDLETIPQQRPIDLPCRVTGCQCRAYLYVPLNGSQPIRCRCKHFADQHSAAPGFMCNICSKCSGFHSCFTCACGQPAYAHDTVVETKQERLAQGKPVGQDVPYAAMGGLTGFSSLAEGYMRLDDSGIGAPSVEFLESPITAVDNPFLKAFQASSSSSPETLTDVGTSSQVSSLRRPEEDDMAFFERRYQERMKMEKAAKWKGKAPLPSATKPS